A stretch of Carya illinoinensis cultivar Pawnee chromosome 14, C.illinoinensisPawnee_v1, whole genome shotgun sequence DNA encodes these proteins:
- the LOC122293972 gene encoding uncharacterized protein LOC122293972 isoform X3, whose protein sequence is MNQKRMSTEQRGEEDQQATGAPVQAWSSMMEQYRRIKENAETYPYVWASYILVYGGFGLWFTYRWRKLRRTEDRVRVLQERLRKLVETEESTKSAASVEKAPPPSANKPPR, encoded by the exons ATG AACCAAAAAAGAATGTCAACTGAACAGAGAGGAGAAGAAGATCAGCAAGCCACAGGTGCCCCAGTTCAAGCTTGGAGCTCAATGATGGAACAGTACCGAAGGATCAAAGAAAATGCAGAAACTTACCCTTATGTTTGGGCTTCATATATTCTTGTATACGGTGGTTTTGGCCTATGGTTTACCTACAGATGGAGGAAGCTTCGCAGGACTGAAGATAGGGTACGGGTACTACAAGAAAGACTGCGCAAGCTCGTTGAAACTGAGGAGTCTACAAAATCTGCTGCATCAGTTGAAAAGGCTCCACCACCATCTGCCAATAAGCCCCCGAGATAG
- the LOC122293972 gene encoding uncharacterized protein LOC122293972 isoform X2 — translation MLNQKRMSTEQRGEEDQQATGAPVQAWSSMMEQYRRIKENAETYPYVWASYILVYGGFGLWFTYRWRKLRRTEDRVRVLQERLRKLVETEESTKSAASVEKAPPPSANKPPR, via the coding sequence AACCAAAAAAGAATGTCAACTGAACAGAGAGGAGAAGAAGATCAGCAAGCCACAGGTGCCCCAGTTCAAGCTTGGAGCTCAATGATGGAACAGTACCGAAGGATCAAAGAAAATGCAGAAACTTACCCTTATGTTTGGGCTTCATATATTCTTGTATACGGTGGTTTTGGCCTATGGTTTACCTACAGATGGAGGAAGCTTCGCAGGACTGAAGATAGGGTACGGGTACTACAAGAAAGACTGCGCAAGCTCGTTGAAACTGAGGAGTCTACAAAATCTGCTGCATCAGTTGAAAAGGCTCCACCACCATCTGCCAATAAGCCCCCGAGATAG
- the LOC122293972 gene encoding uncharacterized protein LOC122293972 isoform X4, with protein MSTEQRGEEDQQATGAPVQAWSSMMEQYRRIKENAETYPYVWASYILVYGGFGLWFTYRWRKLRRTEDRVRVLQERLRKLVETEESTKSAASVEKAPPPSANKPPR; from the coding sequence ATGTCAACTGAACAGAGAGGAGAAGAAGATCAGCAAGCCACAGGTGCCCCAGTTCAAGCTTGGAGCTCAATGATGGAACAGTACCGAAGGATCAAAGAAAATGCAGAAACTTACCCTTATGTTTGGGCTTCATATATTCTTGTATACGGTGGTTTTGGCCTATGGTTTACCTACAGATGGAGGAAGCTTCGCAGGACTGAAGATAGGGTACGGGTACTACAAGAAAGACTGCGCAAGCTCGTTGAAACTGAGGAGTCTACAAAATCTGCTGCATCAGTTGAAAAGGCTCCACCACCATCTGCCAATAAGCCCCCGAGATAG